A stretch of Brassica napus cultivar Da-Ae chromosome C6, Da-Ae, whole genome shotgun sequence DNA encodes these proteins:
- the LOC106451609 gene encoding E3 ubiquitin-protein ligase CCNB1IP1 homolog isoform X1, with product MKPVDTNPNEEWVNMAMAGISPQIMMKSAYRSVMFYISQRDLEMQYKMNRAVAQCRQKCEGMQAKYSEKMEQVHTAYQKMGKRCQMMEKAVENLTKDKQELQEKFSEKSRQKSKLDEMYDQLRSEYESVKRTAIQPANNFYPRQQEPEFFSNPPFNMIENREPTRKDRWFYSPGIPGSKDEIWPARQNNSNQGPFDISNDLTAIPTDLGNRRAGGGHQTFGGGGNSNPQSILRNLILSPIKRSQLSRSRPQLFTL from the exons ATGAAACCTGTGGATACCAATCCAAATGAAGAATGGGTAAAT ATGGCGATGGCTGGAATTTCTCCACAAATAA TGATGAAGAGTGCATACCGAAGTGTAATGTTTTACATCTCGCAAAGAGACTTAGAGATGCAGTACAAGATGAATAGAGCTGTTGCGCAGTGTCGTCAGAAATGTGAGGGCATGCAAGCAAAGTATAGCGAGAAAATGGAGCAGGTACATACAGCATATCAGAAGATGGGAAAGAGGTGTCAGATGATGGAGAAAGCGGTAGAAAACTTGACCAAGGATAAACAAGAGCTCCAAGAGAAGTTCTCCGAGAAATCAAG ACAGAAGAGTAAACTTGATGAGATGTATGACCAGCTAAGAAGTGAATATGAGTCAGTCAAACGCACAGCCATCCAACCAGCAAATAACTTCTATCCACGACAACAGGAGCCTGAATTTTTCTCAAACCCACCATTTAACATGATAGAGAACAGAGAACCCACTCGCAAAG ACCGGTGGTTTTACTCTCCTGGAATACCAGGATCCAAAGATGAGATATGGCCAGCAAGACAGAACAATTCAAACCAGGGTCCATTTGACATCTCCAACGACTTAACCGCAATTCCAACTGACCTTGGAAACAGAAGAGCAGGAGGAGGACATCAAACATTTGGTGGCGGTGGCAACTCTAATCCGCAATCAATTCTACGAAACCTTATTCTCTCCCCTATTAAACGCTCTCAGCTGTCTCGTTCCCGCCCTCAACTGTTCAC CTTGTAG
- the LOC106451609 gene encoding E3 ubiquitin-protein ligase CCNB1IP1 homolog isoform X3, whose protein sequence is MKSAYRSVMFYISQRDLEMQYKMNRAVAQCRQKCEGMQAKYSEKMEQVHTAYQKMGKRCQMMEKAVENLTKDKQELQEKFSEKSRQKSKLDEMYDQLRSEYESVKRTAIQPANNFYPRQQEPEFFSNPPFNMIENREPTRKDRWFYSPGIPGSKDEIWPARQNNSNQGPFDISNDLTAIPTDLGNRRAGGGHQTFGGGGNSNPQSILRNLILSPIKRSQLSRSRPQLFTL, encoded by the exons ATGAAGAGTGCATACCGAAGTGTAATGTTTTACATCTCGCAAAGAGACTTAGAGATGCAGTACAAGATGAATAGAGCTGTTGCGCAGTGTCGTCAGAAATGTGAGGGCATGCAAGCAAAGTATAGCGAGAAAATGGAGCAGGTACATACAGCATATCAGAAGATGGGAAAGAGGTGTCAGATGATGGAGAAAGCGGTAGAAAACTTGACCAAGGATAAACAAGAGCTCCAAGAGAAGTTCTCCGAGAAATCAAG ACAGAAGAGTAAACTTGATGAGATGTATGACCAGCTAAGAAGTGAATATGAGTCAGTCAAACGCACAGCCATCCAACCAGCAAATAACTTCTATCCACGACAACAGGAGCCTGAATTTTTCTCAAACCCACCATTTAACATGATAGAGAACAGAGAACCCACTCGCAAAG ACCGGTGGTTTTACTCTCCTGGAATACCAGGATCCAAAGATGAGATATGGCCAGCAAGACAGAACAATTCAAACCAGGGTCCATTTGACATCTCCAACGACTTAACCGCAATTCCAACTGACCTTGGAAACAGAAGAGCAGGAGGAGGACATCAAACATTTGGTGGCGGTGGCAACTCTAATCCGCAATCAATTCTACGAAACCTTATTCTCTCCCCTATTAAACGCTCTCAGCTGTCTCGTTCCCGCCCTCAACTGTTCAC CTTGTAG
- the LOC106451609 gene encoding E3 ubiquitin-protein ligase CCNB1IP1 homolog isoform X4: protein MKSAYRSVMFYISQRDLEMQYKMNRAVAQCRQKCEGMQAKYSEKMEQVHTAYQKMGKRCQMMEKAVENLTKDKQELQEKFSEKSRQKSKLDEMYDQLRSEYESVKRTAIQPANNFYPRQQEPEFFSNPPFNMIENREPTRKGSKDEIWPARQNNSNQGPFDISNDLTAIPTDLGNRRAGGGHQTFGGGGNSNPQSILRNLILSPIKRSQLSRSRPQLFTL, encoded by the exons ATGAAGAGTGCATACCGAAGTGTAATGTTTTACATCTCGCAAAGAGACTTAGAGATGCAGTACAAGATGAATAGAGCTGTTGCGCAGTGTCGTCAGAAATGTGAGGGCATGCAAGCAAAGTATAGCGAGAAAATGGAGCAGGTACATACAGCATATCAGAAGATGGGAAAGAGGTGTCAGATGATGGAGAAAGCGGTAGAAAACTTGACCAAGGATAAACAAGAGCTCCAAGAGAAGTTCTCCGAGAAATCAAG ACAGAAGAGTAAACTTGATGAGATGTATGACCAGCTAAGAAGTGAATATGAGTCAGTCAAACGCACAGCCATCCAACCAGCAAATAACTTCTATCCACGACAACAGGAGCCTGAATTTTTCTCAAACCCACCATTTAACATGATAGAGAACAGAGAACCCACTCGCAAAG GATCCAAAGATGAGATATGGCCAGCAAGACAGAACAATTCAAACCAGGGTCCATTTGACATCTCCAACGACTTAACCGCAATTCCAACTGACCTTGGAAACAGAAGAGCAGGAGGAGGACATCAAACATTTGGTGGCGGTGGCAACTCTAATCCGCAATCAATTCTACGAAACCTTATTCTCTCCCCTATTAAACGCTCTCAGCTGTCTCGTTCCCGCCCTCAACTGTTCAC CTTGTAG
- the LOC106453737 gene encoding trifunctional UDP-glucose 4,6-dehydratase/UDP-4-keto-6-deoxy-D-glucose 3,5-epimerase/UDP-4-keto-L-rhamnose-reductase RHM2, which produces MATTYKPKNILITGAAGFIASHVANRLIRSYPDYKIVVLDKLDYCSDLKNLNPSHSSPNFKFVKGDIASDDLVSYLLITENIDTIMHFAAQTHVDNSFGNSFEFTKNNIYGTHVLLEACKVTGQIRRFIHVSTDEVYGETDEDAAVGNHEASQLLPTNPYSATKAGAEMLVMAYGRSYGLPVITTRGNNVYGPNQFPEKMIPKFMLLAMSGKPLPIHGDGSNVRSYLYCEDVAEAFEVVLHKGEVGHVYNIGTKRERRVIDVARDICKLLGKDPESSIQFVENRPFNDQRYFLDDQKLKNLGWSERTRWEDGLKKTMEWYIQNPEWWGDVSGALLPHPRMLMMPGGRLSDVSDEKKEASSNTVQTFTVVTPNNKTAGSNDKASLKFLIYGKTGWIGGLLGKLCEKQGITYEYGKGRLEDRASLIADIRSIKPTHVFNAAGLTGRPNVDWCESHKAETIRVNVAGTLTLADVCRESGLLMMNFATGCIFEYDAAHPEGSGLGFKEEDKPNFTGSFYSKTKAMVEELLREFDNVCTLRVRMPISSDLNNPRNFITKISRYNKVVNIPNSMTILDELLPISIEMAKRNLRGIWNFTNPGVVSHNEILEMYKSYIEPGFKWSNFTVEEQAKVIVAPRSNNELDGAKLSKEFPEMLPIKEALIKYVFGPNKRT; this is translated from the exons atggCTACTACATATAAGCCCAAGAACATTCTCATAACTGGAGCTGCTGGATTTATTGCTTCTCATGTTGCCAACAGACTAATCCGTAGCTATCCAGATTACAAGATCGTTGTCTTGGACAAGCTTGATTACTGTTCAGATCTCAAGAATCTCAACCCTTCGCATTCTTCTCCAAATTTCAAGTTTGTCAAAGGAGATATCGCTAGTGATGACCTCGTTAGCTACCTTCTCATCACTGAAAACATCGATACCATCATGCACTTTGCTGCTCAAACCCATGTTGACAACTCCTTCGGTAACAGCTTTGAGTTTACCAAGAACAATATATACGGCACTCATGTTCTTCTTGAAGCCTGTAAAGTAACAGGACAGATCAGGAGGTTTATTCATGTGAGTACCGATGAAGTCTATGGAGAAACAGATGAGGATGCTGCTGTTGGTAACCATGAAGCTTCTCAGCTTTTACCGACGAATCCATACTCAGCTACTAAGGCTGGTGCTGAGATGCTTGTGATGGCTTATGGTCGATCATATGGATTGCCTGTTATCACTACCCGTGGGAACAATGTTTATGGGCCTAACCAGTTTCCTGAGAAAATGATTCCTAAGTTCATGTTGTTAGCTATGAGTGGTAAGCCGCTTCCGATCCATGGAGATGGATCTAACGTCAGGAGTTACTTGTACTGTGAAGACGTAGCTGAAGCCTTTGAGGTTGTTCTTCACAAAGGAGAAGTTGGTCACGTGTACAACATCggaacaaagagagaaagaagagttaTTGATGTGGCGAGAGACATCTGCAAACTTCTAGGGAAAGATCCTGAATCAAGCATTCAGTTTGTGGAGAATCGACCTTTTAATGATCAGAGGTACTTCCTTGATGATCAGAAGCTGAAGAATCTGGGTTGGTCGGAGAGAACCAGGTGGGAAGATGGGTTGAAGAAGACAATGGAATGGTACATTCAGAACCCTGAGTGGTGGGGTGATGTCTCTGGAGCTTTGCTTCCTCATCCGAGGATGCTTATGATGCCTGGTGGAAGACTCTCGGATGTTTCTGATGAGAAGAAAGAGGCGTCGAGCAACACCGTTCAGACATTCACGGTCGTAACACCTAACAACAAGACTGCTGGTTCTAATGACAAAGCCTCGTTAAAGTTTTTGATCTATGGTAAGACTGGGTGGATCGGTGGTCTTCTAGGGAAACTATGTGAGAAGCAAGGGATTACATATGAGTATGGGAAAGGACGTTTGGAGGACAGAGCTTCTCTTATTGCTGATATTCGTAGCATCAAGCCGACTCATGTGTTTAACGCTGCTGGTTTGACCGGGAGACCTAACGTTGACTGGTGTGAATCTCACAAAGCCGAGACCATTCGTGTCAATGTCGCTGGTACGTTGACTCTTGCAGATGTTTGCAGAGAGAGTGGTCTCTTGATGATGAATTTCGCCACCGGTTGCATCTTTGAGTACGATGCTGCACATCCTGAGGGTTCTGGTCTTGGCTTCAAGGAGGAAGACAAGCCCAACTTCACTGGTTCTTTCTACTCCAAAACCAAAGCCATG GTCGAGGAGCTTTTGAGAGAGTTTGACAATGTATGTACTTTGAGAGTCCGGATGCCAATCTCATCAGACCTAAACAACCCGAGAAACTTCATCACCAAGATCTCGCGTTACAACAAAGTGGTGAACATCCCGAACAGCATGACCATTCTAGACGAGCTACTTCCAATCTCCATAGAGATGGCCAAGAGAAACCTGAGAGGAATATGGAACTTCACCAACCCAGGGGTGGTGAGCCACAACGAGATACTGGAGATGTACAAGAGTTACATCGAGCCAGGATTTAAATGGTCTAACTTCACAGTTGAAGAACAAGCTAAAGTCATTGTTGCTCCTCGAAGCAACAATGAATTGGATGGTGCTAAACTAAGCAAAGAGTTCCCAGAGATGCTACCTATTAAAGAGGCGCTGATCAAATACGTCTTTGGACCAAACAAGAGAACCTGA
- the LOC106451609 gene encoding E3 ubiquitin-protein ligase CCNB1IP1 homolog isoform X2, with the protein MKPVDTNPNEEWVNMAMAGISPQIMMKSAYRSVMFYISQRDLEMQYKMNRAVAQCRQKCEGMQAKYSEKMEQVHTAYQKMGKRCQMMEKAVENLTKDKQELQEKFSEKSRQKSKLDEMYDQLRSEYESVKRTAIQPANNFYPRQQEPEFFSNPPFNMIENREPTRKGSKDEIWPARQNNSNQGPFDISNDLTAIPTDLGNRRAGGGHQTFGGGGNSNPQSILRNLILSPIKRSQLSRSRPQLFTL; encoded by the exons ATGAAACCTGTGGATACCAATCCAAATGAAGAATGGGTAAAT ATGGCGATGGCTGGAATTTCTCCACAAATAA TGATGAAGAGTGCATACCGAAGTGTAATGTTTTACATCTCGCAAAGAGACTTAGAGATGCAGTACAAGATGAATAGAGCTGTTGCGCAGTGTCGTCAGAAATGTGAGGGCATGCAAGCAAAGTATAGCGAGAAAATGGAGCAGGTACATACAGCATATCAGAAGATGGGAAAGAGGTGTCAGATGATGGAGAAAGCGGTAGAAAACTTGACCAAGGATAAACAAGAGCTCCAAGAGAAGTTCTCCGAGAAATCAAG ACAGAAGAGTAAACTTGATGAGATGTATGACCAGCTAAGAAGTGAATATGAGTCAGTCAAACGCACAGCCATCCAACCAGCAAATAACTTCTATCCACGACAACAGGAGCCTGAATTTTTCTCAAACCCACCATTTAACATGATAGAGAACAGAGAACCCACTCGCAAAG GATCCAAAGATGAGATATGGCCAGCAAGACAGAACAATTCAAACCAGGGTCCATTTGACATCTCCAACGACTTAACCGCAATTCCAACTGACCTTGGAAACAGAAGAGCAGGAGGAGGACATCAAACATTTGGTGGCGGTGGCAACTCTAATCCGCAATCAATTCTACGAAACCTTATTCTCTCCCCTATTAAACGCTCTCAGCTGTCTCGTTCCCGCCCTCAACTGTTCAC CTTGTAG
- the LOC111208588 gene encoding phospholipase A2-alpha yields the protein MRRQTKSVTDSSSSTFTLSSFIIFSLYSSHFPSFSSGLFFLQKTMAAPIILSCFLLSFFFSVSVSALNVGVQLTHPTVSLSKECSRKCESEFCSVPPLLRYGKYCGLLYSGCPGERPCDGLDSCCMKHDACVQSKNNDYLSQECSQKFINCMNNFSNTKQPTFNGNTCDPDEVIDVISIVMDAALIAGRVFRKP from the exons ATGAGACGACAAACAAAGTCAGTCACGGACTCTTCGTCTTCTACCTTCACACTTTCTTCCTTTATAATTTTCAGTTTATATTCTTCTCACTTTCCGAGCTTTTCCAgtggacttttttttttacaaaaaacgATGGCGGCTCCGATCATACTTTCCTGTTTCCTTTTGTCATTCTTCTTCTCTGTCTCCGTCTCTGCTCTTAACGTCGGTGTTCAGCTCACTCATCCTACCGTTTCTCTg AGCAAAGAATGTAGCCGGAAATGTGAATCAGAGTTCTGTTCAG TGCCTCCACTTTTGAGGTATGGAAAGTACTGTGGACTATTGTACAGTGGATGTCCTGGAGAGAGACCTTGCGATGGTCTTGATTCATGTTGCATGAAGCATGATGCTTGTGTCCAATCCAAGAATA ATGATTATCTAAGCCAAGAGTGTAGTCAGAAGTTCATAAACTGCATGAACAATTTCAGCAATACGAAGCAACCAACGTTTAATGGTAACACATGCGATCCCGATGAAGTCATTGATGTCATCTCCATTGTCATGGACGCCGCTCTTATCGCCGGCAGAGTCTTCCGGAAAccctaa